In one window of Lynx canadensis isolate LIC74 chromosome B3, mLynCan4.pri.v2, whole genome shotgun sequence DNA:
- the NSMCE3 gene encoding non-structural maintenance of chromosomes element 3 homolog codes for MLQKPRNRGRPNTQAERERDWARGAAEEAPSTSRGAGGSQEARGTSSQGGRRAEASPEVGPRSQQQLELKVAELVQFLLIKDQKKIPIKRTDIVKHVIGDYKDIFPDLLKLAAERLEYVFGYKLVELEPKSNTYILINTLEPVEEDAEVRGDQGTPTTGLLMIVLGLIFMKGNTIKETEVWDFLRRLGVYPTKKHLVFGDPKKLITEEFVRQRYLEYRRIPHTDPVDYEFQWGPRTNLETSKMKVLKFVAKVHNQDPKDWPAQYCEALADEEARARPETGGPTPSS; via the coding sequence ATGTTGCAGAAACCGAGGAACCGGGGCCGCCCTAACACCCAGGccgagagggagagggactggGCCCGCGGCGCCGCGGAGGAGGCCCCGAGCACCTCCCGCGGAGCGGGAGGCTCCCAGGAGGCCCGGGGCACGTCGTCGCAGGGCGGCCGCCGGGCCGAGGCCTCCCCCGAGGTGGGGCCCAGGTCCCAGCAGCAGCTGGAGCTGAAGGTGGCCGAGCTAGTGCAGTTCTTGCTGATTAAGGACCAGAAGAAGATCCCGATCAAGCGCACTGACATAGTGAAGCACGTTATCGGGGACTACAAGGACATCTTCCCAGATCTCCTTAAACTGGCTGCCGAGCGCCTCGAGTATGTCTTCGGATACAAGCTGGTGGAACTGGAACCCAAAAGCAATACGTACATCCTGATCAACACTCTGGAACCGGTGGAGGAGGATGCTGAGGTGAGAGGCGATCAGGGCACGCCCACCACCGGCCTCCTGATGATTGTTTTAGGTCTCATCTTTATGAAGGGCAATACCATCAAGGAAACGGAGGTCTGGGACTTCCTGCGTCGCTTGGGGGTGTACCCCACAAAGAAGCATTTAGTTTTTGGGGACCCAAAGAAACTTATTACCGAAGAATTTGTGCGACAGCGTTACCTGGAGTACCGGCGGATACCCCACACTGATCCTGTAGACTATGAATTCCAGTGGGGTCCCCGAACCAACCTGGAAACCAGCAAGATGAAAGTTCTTAAGTTTGTGGCCAAAGTCCATAATCAAGATCCCAAGGACTGGCCAGCACAGTACTGTGAGGCTTTGGCAGATGAGGAGGCCAGGGCCAGACCTGAGACAGGTGGCCCCACTCCCTCCTCTTGA